A portion of the Chloroflexia bacterium SDU3-3 genome contains these proteins:
- a CDS encoding HD domain-containing protein has product MSTLPHTTSWEPQFEQFLLDRSKGFDAAHDLEHIRRVVTNARTLAMLENAELAVVIPAAWLHDCVVVPKNSPLRANASALAAQAAVAFLQSIRYPAEHLPAIRHAIEAHSFSANIPPRSREAKVVQDADRLDALGAVGVARCLMLSGALGRRLYDPAEPFPLDRPLDDQVNTLDHFYVKLFQLADRMNTASGRAEAAKRTAFMCDFLDQLKLELSME; this is encoded by the coding sequence ATGTCTACCCTGCCACACACCACTTCCTGGGAGCCTCAGTTCGAACAGTTTCTGCTCGATCGATCGAAGGGATTCGACGCCGCACACGACCTGGAGCACATCCGCCGCGTGGTGACCAACGCCCGCACGCTGGCGATGCTCGAAAACGCCGAGCTGGCCGTGGTCATCCCGGCGGCCTGGCTGCACGACTGCGTGGTGGTGCCCAAGAACTCGCCGCTGCGCGCGAACGCCTCGGCGCTGGCGGCCCAGGCGGCGGTGGCCTTCTTGCAGAGCATCCGCTACCCAGCGGAGCACCTGCCCGCCATCCGCCACGCCATCGAGGCCCACAGCTTCTCGGCCAACATCCCGCCGCGCAGCCGCGAGGCCAAGGTGGTGCAGGATGCCGACCGCCTGGATGCGCTGGGCGCGGTGGGTGTCGCCCGCTGCCTGATGCTTAGCGGCGCGCTCGGGCGGCGGCTCTACGACCCCGCCGAGCCGTTCCCGCTCGACCGCCCGCTGGATGACCAGGTGAATACGCTCGACCACTTCTATGTCAAGCTGTTCCAGCTGGCCGACCGCATGAACACTGCGTCGGGCCGCGCCGAGGCCGCCAAGCGCACCGCCTTCATGTGCGACTTCCTCGACCAGCTGAAGCTGGAGCTTTCCATGGAGTAG